A portion of the Esox lucius isolate fEsoLuc1 chromosome 20, fEsoLuc1.pri, whole genome shotgun sequence genome contains these proteins:
- the kcnj14 gene encoding ATP-sensitive inward rectifier potassium channel 14 translates to MGAARVKRRFSAVVDGLVDEEEVMKLAQSVADMAGAGASTEGSGTPSTPSPTRNGKALPLQGNGSDAQRPSGAPKAGGGEGGMRGGRSGQRRGRFGSLGGRGEGCSSSDRDSVLSSPSSSSHQPTRRPSRRPRHRFVGKDGRCNVTFVNMSERGQRYLSDLFTTCVDIRWRWMLVIFCLSFLLSWLLFGFAFWLIAAAHGDFAVRPDPSSGGSPGVGGEPVAGAVVEVEETCFLQVNSFLAAFLFSLETQTSIGYGFRSVTEACPLAVMAVILQCIVGCIIDAFIIGAVMAKMAKPKKRNDTLVFSDTAVVALRDGKLCMMWRVGNLRKSHLVEAHVRAQLLKPRVTPEGEFLPLDNEDINVGFDTGTDRIFLVSPVTIVHEINNESPFFEMDRRSLEGDAELEVVVILEGMVEATAMTTQCRSSYIASEILWGHRFEPVLFERKNCYQVDYSFFHQTYEVPSTPSCSAKELAEQKYIQSSRSSFCYENEVALQLVTPDDDPEDNAGSCPSPLPRRLSLLEHPHTN, encoded by the exons ATGGGAGCGGCGCGAGTGAAGCGACGTTTCAGTGCGGTGGTTGACGGGCTGGTAGACGAGGAGGAAGTGATGAAGCTGGCTCAGAGTGTCGCTGACATGGCCGGAGCGGGGGCTAGCACTGAGGGGTCAGGgacaccctccaccccctctcccaCCCGCAATGGCAAAGCACTCCCCCTGCAGGGCAATGGCAGTGATGCGCAGAGGCCCAGTGGAGCCCCGAaggcaggaggaggagaaggagggatgagaggagggcgCTCAGGACAGAGGCGTGGGAGATTCGGAAGTCTGGGGGGAAGGGGAGAAGGCTGCTCGTCCTCTGACCGGGATTCAGTGCTATCGTCCCCTTCCTCGTCCAGCCACCAGCCCACTCGGCGCCCTAGCCGCCGGCCCCGTCACCGCTTTGTGGGCAAGGACGGGCGCTGCAACGTCACCTTCGTCAACATGAGCGAGAGGGGCCAGCGCTACCTCAGCGACCTCTTCACCACCTGCGTGGACATCCGCTGGCGTTGGATGCTCGtcatcttctgtctctccttcctcctgtcCTGGCTGCTCTTCggctttgccttctggctcatTGCTGCCGCACACGGGGACTTTGCCGTCCGCCCCGATCCCAGCTCGGGCGGATCTCCCGGGGTTGGAGGTGAGCCCGTGGCTGGGgcggtggtggaggtggaggagaccTGTTTCCTCCAGGTGAACAGCTTCCTGGCGgccttcctgttctccctgGAGACGCAGACATCCATTGGTTATGGCTTCCGCAGCGTGACCGAGGCCTGCCCCCTGGCGGTGATGGCGGTCATCTTGCAGTGCATTGTGGGCTGCATCATTGACGCCTTTATCATCGGGGCGGTCATGGCGAAGATGGCTAAGCCCAAGAAGCGTAACGACACTCTGGTGTTCTCTGACACGGCTGTGGTGGCACTGAGAGATGGGAAGCTCTGCATGATGTGGCGGGTGGGAAACCTACGGAAGAGCCACCTGGTGGAGGCACATGTGCGAGCACAACTACTGAAG CCAAGGGTAACCCCAGAGGGAGAGTTCCTCCCACTGGACAACGAGGACATCAATGTGGGGTTTGACACAGGAACGGACCGCATCTTCCTGGTCTCGCCAGTAACCATTGTCCACGAGATCAACAATGAGTCGCCGTTCTTCGAGATGGACCGCCGGTCGCTGGAGGGAGATGCAGAGCTAGAGGtggtggtcatcttggagggcATGGTGGAGGCCACAGCCATGACCACACAGTGTCGCAGTTCCTATATAGCATCCGAAATCCTCTGGGGTCACCGCTTCGAACCTGTGCTCTTTGAGAGGAAGAACTGCTACCAG GTGGACTATTCGTTCTTCCACCAGACCTATGAGGTTCCCAGCACACCCTCGTGTAGTGCTAAAGAGTTGGCCGAGCAGAAGTACATCCAGAGCTCACGTTCCTCCTTCTGCTATGAGAACGAAGTGGCCCTGCAGCTTGTCACCCCAGACGATGACCCTGAGGATAATGCTGGTAGCTGCCCCTCCCCCTTGCCCCGCCGCCTCTCCCTCCTAGagcacccccacaccaactAA